Proteins from a genomic interval of Myxococcales bacterium:
- the crcB gene encoding fluoride efflux transporter CrcB, protein MKWLVLAVGGGIGASLRYALSIWVDQRIASTFPWGTLSVNFVGSFLLGLLISWLDQRGLTSPDLRLFLITGMLGAFTTFSTFSMETLRLIESGRLPLAAANMAGSVGVCLLAVVAGVALARSLG, encoded by the coding sequence ATGAAGTGGCTGGTTTTGGCGGTGGGGGGCGGCATCGGCGCTTCGCTGCGTTACGCACTCTCGATCTGGGTCGATCAGAGAATCGCGTCGACCTTCCCGTGGGGGACGCTGTCGGTCAACTTCGTGGGCTCATTCTTGCTTGGCCTGCTCATCAGCTGGCTCGACCAGCGCGGTCTCACTTCCCCCGACCTACGGCTGTTCTTGATCACCGGCATGCTTGGCGCCTTCACTACCTTCTCGACATTTAGCATGGAGACGCTCCGGTTGATCGAATCCGGCCGTCTGCCCCTGGCCGCCGCGAACATGGCCGGCAGCGTTGGGGTCTGTCTGCTCGCCGTGGTGGCGGGAGTGGCATTGGCTCGAAGCCTCGGCTGA